One window of Candidatus Mycobacterium wuenschmannii genomic DNA carries:
- a CDS encoding MmpS family transport accessory protein, which translates to MPLVSVIAVSVGLLCMYKVHQFSEPEPVITVNGPQAPEQFNVKRLTYQVIGPVGKKGKIVYVDIEGHPHPVDVTFTKEPWTHDETTTLTVASGAISVHVHGGPLQCRMLVNGMLPPPQAGVPEATDNHPDADVECRVKSA; encoded by the coding sequence ATGCCGCTGGTTTCCGTCATCGCCGTCAGCGTCGGCCTGCTGTGCATGTACAAGGTGCACCAGTTCTCGGAGCCGGAACCGGTGATCACCGTGAACGGCCCCCAGGCGCCGGAGCAGTTCAACGTCAAACGCCTCACCTATCAGGTGATCGGGCCGGTCGGCAAAAAGGGAAAGATCGTCTACGTCGACATCGAGGGACACCCGCATCCGGTCGATGTCACCTTCACCAAGGAACCCTGGACGCACGACGAGACCACCACGTTGACAGTGGCGTCGGGTGCCATCTCCGTGCACGTCCACGGCGGCCCGCTGCAATGCCGGATGCTGGTCAACGGCATGCTGCCGCCACCGCAGGCCGGCGTCCCCGAGGCCACGGACAATCATCCGGACGCTGACGTCGAGTGCCGGGTGAAGTCCGCGTGA
- a CDS encoding MFS transporter: protein MSGSAQTGTISTRVPARLDRLPWSRFHWRVVVGLGGVWVLDGLEVTMVGNVSSRLTEHGSGIALTPGDIGTAAAFYIAGACLGALFFGHLTDRFGRRNLFILTLAVYLTATVATAFAFAPWYFFLTRFFTGAGIGGEYAAINSAIDELIPARVRGRVDLIINGTYWLGSAAGAGGALLLLDTSNFPEDIGWRLAFGIGAIFGIFVLLVRRNIPESPRWLFIHGHNREAEEIVGDIESEVEREIGHPLPEPQGQPLKVRQRETISFTEIARVAFTLYPRRAVLGLALFIGQAFLYNGVTFNLGTLLSGFYGVDPAKVPQFYVLWALSNFFGPLVLGRLFDTIGRKPMITASYVGSAAVAVLLAVLFVTQSGGVWALIAVLAATFFLASAGASAAYLTVSEIFPMETRALAIAFFYAVGTGIGGISGPLLFGHLIESGQRGQVMWSFLIGAAVMAIAGLVELWLGINAEQRPLEELALPLTVADAEREQADGR, encoded by the coding sequence ATGAGCGGCAGCGCCCAGACCGGAACGATCAGCACCCGCGTGCCGGCCCGCTTGGACCGGCTGCCGTGGTCGCGGTTTCACTGGCGCGTCGTCGTCGGCCTCGGCGGGGTGTGGGTTTTGGACGGCCTCGAGGTGACGATGGTCGGCAACGTGTCGTCGCGCCTCACCGAACATGGCAGCGGAATCGCCCTCACCCCAGGGGATATCGGCACCGCGGCAGCGTTCTACATCGCCGGGGCGTGTCTGGGCGCGCTGTTCTTCGGCCATCTGACGGACCGCTTCGGACGGCGCAATCTTTTCATCCTGACGCTCGCGGTCTATCTGACCGCTACTGTCGCAACGGCTTTCGCGTTCGCGCCGTGGTACTTCTTCTTGACCCGGTTCTTCACCGGTGCAGGCATCGGCGGCGAGTACGCCGCCATCAACTCCGCGATCGACGAGTTGATTCCCGCGCGGGTTCGGGGCCGCGTGGATCTGATCATCAACGGGACCTACTGGCTCGGCTCGGCGGCCGGCGCGGGTGGGGCGCTCCTGCTCCTGGATACGTCGAACTTTCCCGAAGACATCGGCTGGCGCCTCGCGTTCGGGATCGGTGCCATCTTCGGCATATTCGTCCTGCTCGTGCGCCGCAACATCCCGGAGAGTCCGCGCTGGTTGTTCATTCACGGTCACAACCGAGAAGCCGAAGAGATTGTCGGCGACATCGAGTCCGAGGTCGAGCGCGAAATCGGTCATCCGCTTCCGGAGCCGCAGGGTCAACCGCTGAAAGTCCGCCAGCGCGAGACGATTTCGTTCACCGAGATCGCTCGTGTCGCATTCACGCTCTATCCGCGGCGAGCGGTCCTGGGGTTGGCCCTGTTCATCGGGCAGGCGTTTCTGTACAACGGGGTCACGTTCAATCTCGGCACGCTGCTCAGCGGCTTCTACGGCGTGGACCCGGCCAAGGTTCCGCAGTTCTATGTGTTGTGGGCGCTGAGCAACTTCTTCGGGCCCTTGGTTCTCGGGCGGCTCTTCGACACCATCGGCCGGAAGCCGATGATCACGGCGTCCTACGTCGGCTCGGCCGCGGTGGCGGTGCTACTCGCCGTACTGTTCGTCACCCAGAGCGGGGGCGTCTGGGCCCTCATCGCCGTACTCGCCGCCACCTTCTTCCTCGCGTCGGCCGGTGCGAGCGCCGCCTACCTGACCGTCAGCGAGATCTTCCCGATGGAGACCCGGGCGCTGGCCATCGCATTTTTCTACGCGGTCGGCACCGGAATCGGCGGCATCAGCGGACCGCTGCTGTTCGGGCACCTGATCGAGTCCGGCCAGCGCGGCCAGGTGATGTGGTCGTTCCTCATCGGCGCCGCAGTCATGGCGATCGCGGGTCTGGTTGAACTGTGGCTCGGGATCAACGCCGAACAACGCCCGCTCGAGGAGTTGGCGCTGCCGTTGACGGTCGCCGATGCCGAGCGCGAGCAGGCCGACGGCCGCTGA
- a CDS encoding DUF732 domain-containing protein translates to MRRLLMLLSAPAMVVMAAPAYADPPPNNDADFLKQLTAAGLTYQDGPQAVAVAKDVCQLVDKGTPDTDIQKNLQLRNPSFTGNGAAKFMMLAAGEYCPKYLTGEGRPAKPPGAQGN, encoded by the coding sequence ATGAGACGTCTGCTGATGCTGCTCAGCGCCCCCGCCATGGTCGTCATGGCCGCGCCGGCGTACGCCGACCCACCCCCCAACAACGATGCCGATTTCCTCAAGCAACTCACTGCGGCCGGCTTGACCTATCAAGACGGGCCGCAAGCTGTCGCGGTCGCCAAGGACGTGTGCCAGTTGGTCGACAAAGGCACACCGGACACCGACATCCAGAAGAACCTTCAACTGCGCAATCCCTCGTTCACTGGAAACGGCGCAGCGAAGTTCATGATGTTAGCCGCCGGCGAGTATTGCCCCAAGTACCTGACCGGCGAGGGACGCCCCGCGAAACCGCCGGGCGCACAAGGTAATTAA
- a CDS encoding Gfo/Idh/MocA family protein encodes MPGRGQPIRIGILGAARIAPSALIKPAEDNPAVVVAAVAARDGDRARAFAAKHEIPRVHDTYEALVADSELDAIYNPLPNGLHGTWTRAALDAGKHVLCEKPFTANAAEAREIAERASATNRVAMEAFHYRYHPLTLRAEQIIASGALGKLTHVEASLCFPLPKFSDIRYNYALAGGALMDAGCYAVHMVRTFGGSTPAVTSARAKLRDPQIDRAMTADLAFDAGHTGQVRCSMWSARLLETSARIVGERGELRLFNPVTPHLVNRLAIRTPEGKRVEHFPRRPSYAYQLDAFAAAVLRGEPVPTSPEDAIENMTVIDAIYRAADLPLRQPS; translated from the coding sequence GTGCCTGGACGCGGACAACCTATACGGATCGGCATTCTCGGCGCCGCGCGGATCGCTCCGTCGGCGCTCATCAAACCCGCCGAGGATAATCCCGCCGTAGTGGTGGCGGCGGTGGCCGCACGCGACGGTGACCGCGCCCGGGCTTTTGCCGCCAAACACGAGATCCCCCGCGTGCACGACACCTACGAAGCGCTGGTGGCCGATTCCGAGCTGGATGCGATCTACAACCCGTTGCCGAACGGTCTGCACGGCACATGGACCCGCGCCGCGCTGGACGCGGGCAAGCATGTGTTGTGCGAAAAGCCGTTCACCGCGAACGCCGCCGAGGCTCGGGAGATCGCGGAGCGCGCGTCGGCGACGAACCGGGTGGCGATGGAGGCGTTTCACTACCGCTACCACCCGCTCACCCTGCGCGCCGAGCAGATCATCGCCTCGGGCGCACTGGGCAAGCTGACACACGTCGAAGCGTCGCTGTGCTTTCCGCTGCCGAAATTCTCCGACATCCGCTACAACTACGCGCTCGCCGGCGGTGCCCTGATGGACGCCGGCTGCTATGCGGTCCACATGGTTCGCACGTTCGGGGGATCGACGCCCGCGGTGACCTCGGCCCGGGCCAAGTTGCGTGATCCGCAGATCGACCGGGCGATGACCGCTGACCTCGCGTTCGACGCGGGGCACACCGGTCAGGTTCGGTGCTCGATGTGGTCGGCGCGACTGCTCGAGACCAGTGCCCGAATCGTCGGCGAGCGGGGAGAGTTGAGGCTGTTCAACCCGGTGACGCCGCACCTCGTCAACCGGCTCGCCATCCGCACGCCGGAAGGCAAGCGCGTCGAACACTTCCCGCGCCGGCCGTCTTATGCCTACCAGCTCGACGCGTTCGCCGCCGCCGTGCTGCGCGGCGAGCCGGTGCCGACCTCGCCCGAGGACGCCATCGAGAACATGACGGTGATCGATGCGATCTACCGTGCTGCCGATCTGCCGCTGCGCCAACCGAGCTGA
- a CDS encoding class I adenylate-forming enzyme family protein, which produces MSVGGLNSLGSPAFTDEEAARYRAAGWWSDLTLSRAAARNAEQRPDRIAYVDHHGSSLTWREFDAATTALAEQLSGAGIVRGDRVAVWHGDSAAIHALFVAVERCGAIVVGLGARAGTREVTAILQSSDPKLLISDVPRGRDAVRAAAGAVPTVVLTAGLRLDLEAAPAALPTAHTLGSDDVFLINSTSGTTGLPKCVVHTQNRWYYFHQKAVANGRLTPDDVFLPVIPTPFGFGLWTSHTTPILLGAGAVILDRFSARATCEAIAEHRVTVLCCVSTQLTMLIADSASREYDLSSLRVVFTGGEALPYRPAAEFEKLTGATILQFYGSNETGLLSATTVEDTQSRRLRTAGRIVPEMAVRLFDGDRDVTGVGRGQPACRGPATSLGYLGGTDHDTLFTRDGWMRMGDICEIDADGYLSVTGRTSDFILRGGKNISAAQVEDAATTHPAVAVAGAVAMPDPIFGEKVCLYAELVGGGTVELAELIEFLLAAGISKELLPERLIVVDELPRSSGGKIAKGVLREDIRARMEADDERP; this is translated from the coding sequence ATGAGCGTCGGCGGCCTGAATAGCCTGGGCTCGCCGGCTTTCACCGACGAGGAGGCCGCCCGCTATCGGGCGGCGGGCTGGTGGTCTGACCTGACGTTGTCTCGCGCGGCGGCGCGCAATGCCGAGCAACGACCCGACCGCATCGCCTACGTCGACCACCACGGCTCGTCGTTGACCTGGCGTGAATTCGACGCGGCGACAACGGCTTTGGCGGAGCAATTGTCGGGGGCGGGGATCGTCCGCGGTGATCGGGTCGCGGTGTGGCATGGCGATTCCGCCGCCATTCACGCCCTGTTCGTCGCCGTCGAGCGGTGCGGGGCGATCGTCGTCGGACTCGGCGCGCGGGCCGGCACCCGCGAGGTCACCGCGATACTGCAGAGCTCAGACCCGAAGTTGCTGATCAGCGATGTTCCTCGCGGCCGGGACGCGGTGCGGGCCGCCGCCGGCGCGGTGCCCACGGTGGTGCTGACCGCCGGTTTGCGCCTGGACCTCGAAGCCGCCCCCGCGGCGCTGCCGACGGCGCATACGCTCGGATCCGACGACGTGTTTCTGATCAACTCGACGTCGGGCACGACCGGGCTGCCCAAGTGCGTCGTACACACCCAGAACCGCTGGTATTACTTCCACCAGAAGGCGGTCGCCAATGGACGCCTCACTCCCGACGACGTCTTCCTACCCGTCATCCCCACGCCGTTCGGGTTCGGACTCTGGACCAGCCACACGACGCCGATCCTGCTCGGCGCCGGCGCTGTCATCCTGGACCGCTTCAGCGCCCGTGCGACCTGCGAGGCGATCGCCGAGCACAGAGTCACCGTGTTGTGTTGTGTGAGTACACAGTTGACGATGCTGATCGCCGACAGCGCGTCACGCGAGTATGACTTGAGTTCACTGCGGGTGGTCTTCACCGGCGGGGAAGCACTGCCATACCGCCCTGCGGCCGAGTTCGAAAAGCTCACCGGCGCAACAATTCTGCAGTTCTACGGCTCTAACGAAACCGGCCTGCTCAGCGCCACCACGGTGGAAGACACCCAGTCACGCCGGCTACGCACCGCGGGACGGATCGTGCCCGAGATGGCGGTGCGCTTGTTCGATGGCGATCGCGACGTGACCGGCGTCGGCCGCGGCCAACCCGCATGCCGTGGCCCGGCGACGAGTCTGGGCTACCTCGGCGGCACCGATCATGACACGCTGTTCACCCGCGACGGCTGGATGCGGATGGGCGACATCTGCGAGATCGACGCCGACGGCTACCTAAGCGTCACCGGTCGCACCTCGGACTTCATTTTGCGCGGCGGCAAGAACATCAGCGCGGCTCAGGTCGAGGACGCCGCAACCACCCATCCGGCGGTCGCGGTCGCCGGGGCTGTGGCGATGCCAGATCCTATCTTCGGCGAAAAGGTCTGCCTCTACGCCGAACTCGTCGGTGGGGGAACCGTCGAGTTGGCCGAGCTGATCGAATTCCTGCTAGCGGCGGGCATTTCCAAGGAATTGCTACCCGAGCGTCTCATCGTGGTCGACGAGTTGCCGCGATCCTCGGGCGGCAAGATCGCCAAAGGCGTTCTTCGCGAGGACATTCGCGCCAGGATGGAGGCCGATGATGAACGTCCCTGA
- a CDS encoding class II aldolase/adducin family protein, whose amino-acid sequence MNVPDARRGGLEVWAPAVVPPIGVDLSDEQSLAIAFRHLAGIGFAENLAGHITWQPDGQTDMFVNPWGLWWQEITASDICVVDADARVVSGRWDVTPAIHIHTELHRVRDDARVVIHNHPYYVCVLAALGRLPELVHQTGSLFLDDLCLVAEYDGEIDSAARAADLANSIGSANLTILANHGVIATGRNLAEAVYRAASIERVCKLAYDVLLTGTEPTPMNWSDMAGMQRSLIERAADVYWAGAARLTIKADQSVLN is encoded by the coding sequence ATGAACGTCCCTGACGCCCGTCGAGGCGGACTGGAAGTGTGGGCGCCGGCGGTGGTACCGCCGATCGGCGTCGACCTCTCCGACGAGCAGTCGCTCGCGATCGCCTTCCGCCACCTCGCGGGCATCGGATTCGCGGAGAATCTGGCCGGGCACATCACCTGGCAACCGGACGGGCAGACGGACATGTTCGTCAACCCGTGGGGGTTGTGGTGGCAGGAGATCACCGCTTCGGACATCTGCGTGGTCGACGCCGACGCTCGGGTAGTCAGCGGACGATGGGACGTGACGCCGGCGATCCACATTCACACCGAGTTGCACCGTGTCCGCGACGACGCACGTGTGGTCATCCACAACCATCCCTACTACGTGTGCGTTCTCGCCGCCCTCGGCAGGCTTCCCGAACTGGTTCATCAGACCGGTTCGTTGTTCCTGGACGACCTTTGCCTCGTCGCTGAGTACGACGGTGAGATCGACAGTGCCGCGCGCGCAGCCGATCTCGCGAACAGCATCGGATCCGCCAACCTCACCATTCTGGCCAACCACGGTGTGATCGCCACCGGCCGCAACCTCGCAGAAGCCGTCTACCGCGCGGCGTCCATCGAACGGGTCTGCAAACTCGCGTACGACGTGCTGCTCACCGGCACGGAGCCCACTCCGATGAATTGGTCGGACATGGCCGGCATGCAGCGATCGCTCATCGAACGCGCGGCCGACGTCTATTGGGCGGGCGCGGCCCGCCTGACCATTAAAGCCGATCAGTCCGTGTTGAATTGA
- a CDS encoding amidohydrolase family protein has product MKSIDDLAANLNFTTAKTGDDRSVTFLPDPPRAPRRYTLISVDDHIVEPPDTFTGRLPQRFADRAPKVVETADGGQTWVYDNQVLPNVGFNAVVGRPVSEYGFEPVRFDEMRRGAWDIDERVKDMDLNGVYASLNFPSFLPGFAGQRLQQVTKDRDLALASVRAWNDWHRDVWAGSHPGRIIPCQLPWLLDPQLGAQMIRENAQRGFHAVTFSENPSMLGLPSIHSGHWDPMMAACAETGTVVNLHIGSSGSSPSTTDDAPPDVQGVLFFAYAISAAVDWLYSGLPSRYPDLKICLSEGGIGWVAGLLDRLDHMLSYHEMYGTWAALGEGLTPAEVFTRNFWFCAVEDKSSFVQHERIGADNIMLEADYPHCDSTWPHTQETVHEQIGDLSAELIRKFTWENAARLYQHPVPVEIQRDPEAF; this is encoded by the coding sequence ATGAAATCGATCGACGATCTGGCCGCCAACCTGAATTTCACCACGGCCAAAACCGGAGACGACCGATCGGTCACATTCCTACCCGATCCGCCTCGGGCGCCGCGCCGCTACACACTGATCTCCGTCGACGACCACATCGTCGAACCGCCCGATACCTTCACCGGGCGGCTACCGCAGCGGTTCGCCGATCGCGCTCCGAAGGTCGTCGAAACCGCCGATGGTGGCCAGACCTGGGTCTACGACAACCAGGTGTTGCCGAATGTCGGCTTCAACGCCGTCGTCGGCAGGCCCGTGTCGGAGTACGGATTCGAGCCGGTGCGCTTCGACGAAATGCGCAGGGGCGCCTGGGATATCGACGAACGAGTCAAAGACATGGACCTCAACGGCGTCTACGCGTCGTTGAACTTTCCGTCCTTCCTGCCGGGCTTCGCCGGCCAGCGACTGCAGCAGGTGACCAAAGACCGCGATCTGGCGCTGGCATCAGTGCGGGCGTGGAACGACTGGCACCGTGACGTGTGGGCCGGTTCGCACCCGGGCCGCATCATTCCCTGTCAGCTGCCCTGGCTGCTGGACCCGCAGCTCGGCGCGCAGATGATCCGCGAGAATGCCCAACGAGGTTTTCACGCAGTCACTTTTAGCGAGAACCCGTCGATGCTCGGGCTGCCGAGTATCCACTCGGGCCACTGGGATCCGATGATGGCTGCGTGCGCCGAGACCGGGACCGTGGTGAACCTGCACATCGGCTCGTCTGGATCGTCGCCGTCGACCACCGATGACGCCCCACCGGACGTGCAGGGGGTGCTGTTCTTCGCCTACGCCATTTCCGCGGCGGTGGACTGGTTGTACTCCGGGCTGCCCAGTCGGTACCCCGATCTGAAGATCTGCTTGTCCGAGGGCGGAATCGGTTGGGTGGCAGGACTATTGGACCGGCTCGACCACATGCTGAGCTATCACGAAATGTATGGCACGTGGGCGGCGCTGGGGGAGGGCCTGACCCCAGCCGAAGTGTTCACCCGCAACTTCTGGTTCTGCGCCGTCGAGGACAAGTCGTCGTTCGTGCAGCACGAACGAATCGGGGCGGACAACATCATGCTCGAGGCCGATTACCCGCACTGCGACTCGACCTGGCCGCACACCCAGGAGACCGTGCACGAGCAGATCGGTGACCTGTCGGCCGAATTGATCCGAAAATTCACCTGGGAGAACGCCGCACGGCTGTACCAGCACCCGGTGCCGGTCGAGATCCAGCGGGATCCCGAGGCGTTTTAG